The genomic stretch ATACTTTTGAGTATTAGCTTGCTGGTAATTGAGATTAAAGTGTCAAAAGTTACAGCTTTTTGTTCACTTTTAAGCTCAAAGTAGAGAATTAGGCTttactctttctctctctctctctttctctggCTTGGATTGATTGAGTTTTCTGGTAATTGACAAATTCTGGTTCTCTTCAAGATCTTTTAGATGGTTTTCAGTTTTTGGTTGGGTTGGTGATGGATTTCCTGTGAAGTTTAGATTCAAAGAAGTTGTATTTGAGTTACCCCTTGTTTTGATTTAGGACTTGGGAAGCAAATAAAGTGGTGATTTTGTGTTCAGAGTTGTTGGGTTTACTCTAGAGAGACAGATTAATAGAGTTAGGTGGAAGCTCGATAATCACTTTGAGGTGGCTTTGGAAATGGCTGCTAGAGTTGAGATTAATGAAGACACTGAAAATAACCAAGGAAGCATGTGGGTTTTGGATCAGAAGCTTGATCAACCCATGGACGAAGAGGCTGGAAGGCTGAGAAATATGTACAGAGAAAAGGTTAGATGCAATTGCCTTTTTGACACTCTTTCTATTTCTACTTCAGATAGATAGAATTATAACTTCTACTTCCTATGTCTTATCAAGTTATTTGGATGAACTAAATTTCATTGGCCTGTTTATGAATCCAGCTAAATCATTTTTGTTGCATAGGCCTTGAattcatttatcattttgtgGATTTATTCTATTGTTTTGTTGGGTATGGACTTAGATTTTCATAGATTGAATTGCATTAAGTAAGATGTGTGCATGACGGGTAGAAGAGatttattgatcaaatttgTTGATTCTGTGGTTGTTATAATTGGTATTccagatttttatttttatttttttatattttgctgATTTATTGTTGATTCTGCAGAAATTTTCAGCCTTGTTACTTCTGCGGCTTGCATACCAAAGTCTTGGAGTTGTATATGGAGACTTGGGGACGTCTCCCTTGTATGTTTTCTACAATGCATTTCCTCGTGGAATCGATGATCCAGAGGATGTGATTGGAGTTCTTTCATTGATTATATACTCGCTTACTCTTGTCCCGCTCATCAAGTATGTTTTCATTGTGTGCAGAGCGAATGACAATGGTCAAggtaatttgatatataattgtgGACTTAAGTGATATtgtgaaattatgaaaatttttcataaaaggATGAGCTTAATATTGCATTTGCTAAAGGGGCTaagaacattttttattttctctctcttttattatttttcttttctgaagattaataattttttcttcccaTATTACTGCCTTTGTGATTggagtaaattataatttatcttcaatattTCCTGTTGCCTTctagaaaaatgtcatttttaataattctgtCCCAAATTCCGAAAGACAGGTTAAGGTGTATTACTTGAAAGAGACCTGCGTTTATTATATATCTTTAATGGGAGAGATACACCAAGATTAGATATAAATGGGCACACAAAGTAGGCTTTGACCTTCTATACACTGAATTCTGAATTTGAACTGTATTAGAGCTGCCTTGAAAAATGAAGGAAATCAGTAGCTGTTTATGTGCCTCAATCATGCATATTGAGTGATCAGAGAGAATTAATGGTTAAATAGTATATATTGTAGTTTTTGAACCATTTTTACAAAAATCTACCACTGAATGTACTCATTGTGTATTTTGATCTTTTTGTGAAACTTCCTCTGTTATTTAGTCTCATAACATATTGACTACAATTACTACTTTTTTGCTGAACTTCTATGGTCCATTTTGACTTTgtaaatttgtttctttttgcaAAACATCAGACCGATCACAGAATTAGTGAAAAGCTACACAGATACAAAAAAGTAAAGGTTTTATGATACAATTGAGATCTTGCTATTGAATAGAATATGAAAGGTGCTTAAGATAGTATTTGTTAACTTCTACCTTTTTTGGTTTCATGAGAaagaaaatgtatttttaaaaaacagataaaaaagTAGATTTGTGAGTGAGCTAGCTGTCCACAAAGGaataaaatagaaaactaaTAACCTATCTCAGAGTTTAGGTTTGCAAGTCCTTACTGAAGGCTTGAAAACTAACGACAAAAGTGGCCCCCAATAAACAATCCCCAAATTAAAGAACACTAGAAGGTTAAGAGATTGCCACTTCCCAATCAAAATGAATGAAGAATAAGGGAATATCTCTAAACCTGATATTGtgtatattttactttttatttaacaatgtcTCTGATTTTTTAGTATACTGCAACATAGTAGTACCAGCTTTGAGATGCTGATAggcatttctctctctctctctctatatatatatatatattattttgatttttttttgggctTATGAAGCACCATTGTCTCTTAACTTATCCTTTTCATGGTTTAGGGGGAACTTTTGCACTATATTCGTTGCTTTGTCGACATGCAAAAGTAAAAACCATTCCTAATCAACACCGAACTGATGAAGATCTGACAACTTACAGCCGTTCTACTTTCCATGAACAATCATTTGCTGCAAAAACCAAGAGATGGTTGGAAGGGCATGCATTTAGAAAGAATGCACTTCTTATTCTTGTTCTTGTTGGTACTTGCATGATGATTGGTGATGGGATTCTCACTCCAGCTATATCAGGTATATCAGTCTTGATCTCTTTGAAACATTCTTTGTATCCTCTTTCAAACAATTTATCCAAGAGGATAAAGTTGATTGTTAATGATTCCTTGAAAGtagagaatgagataaaataattcaaacgaTGTAGCTCTAGCAAGTTGTGGCCATTGTCAAGCTACATTGTGTGCCATTCTGTGTCAAAATGCAATTGCAGATTTGCTGCCGTCTTTAGTTCAAATATGTTGTTTATATTTAACATCTGGCTAAGATAATGCTTCTTAAGGTCCCTCAGGTGTTCTGCCAATTGTGTTAACTGAATCAGGAACCTTGCCTAGATTTACAAGGCACATGTAGTCATGTACTACTGTCATGCTACAACTCTGATTTTGATATCTTTTATACTCTACTATTGTATCTTTGTGGCAAAATGTTATGCAACATGTacaatttactagtattctatGTTGTTATGAATACATGAGCAGGTAAATTCATGAAAAAGTTGAATGTTTTATGACCATATTATCAtcaattgataaattatttttcaccatCTCCATCAGTTATTATTTTTCCATGGATCccattaatatatcatattaaggGTCCTGAAAGAACCATATCATACAAAGTCTGAGAAACTTTAAATAGGATAAATGAGAGCAACAAAGAGGATGAAAACACCAAAGTCATGCTTGATTACTCAATGGAAAAGTGTTTCTGTAGTTTGTTTAACTGTCCTGCTATAAATACATATGTTTCCTTAGATGATGATATATGCCAATCTCAGGGATTTTTAATTTCTGCTGTTTGTGGTTTTAGTGTGCACCATCTACTTGCTATTCCTATTCTACTGTCAGATGAAAGAATTtgctataattttaattgttagtATTGTATCTTAAGATACACTCCAATGCTTTTTCATTATTACCTTTGGCAGTTCTTTCAGCCACTGGAGGGATCAAGGTGGACCACCCCCATATGAGTAACGGTATCTCTTTTACTCTTTTCTGTAAAGAGCTTCACCTTTTCTATCTGCATGTCTGCAACTTATTCTTTAGTTTTTtcctgaaattttaattaatttatattttcaagctTTTAACAGTTACTTTGTTTACTTGGTTCAGGTGTAGTTGTGGTTGTCGCTGTTGTATTATTAGTTGGTTTATTTAGCATGCAACATTATGGTACAGATAAAGTTGGCTGGCTCTTTGCACCAATTGTGCTGCTCTGGTTTCTCATGATTGGAGGAATTGGCCTTCTCAACATTTGGAAATATGATAGCAGAGTTTTAAAAGCTTTTTCACCTGTATATATATACCGATATTTTAAAAGGGGGGGACGAGATGATTTTACCTCCCTTGGAGGTGTCTTGCTTAGTATTACAGGTACATTTACTATCTTGTGGTTGGTCTGAATTGGTTTTAAATTGTCAATTTGTCGGACAAACCATTTGGTCCACTCTTACATTAATTTTTACTACTAATACATcctttttgtaaaattatgctaaaatttggtgatgcattttgatatttgtttatgGATTCTGACAGGGACTGAGGCACTTTTTGCTGATCTAGCCCATTTTCCAGTTTCAGCTGTACAGCTTGCCTTTACTGTAGTTGTGTTTCCTTGCCTTCTATTAGCCTATTCTGGACAAGCTGCCTACCTTCTGAAGCACCAGGATCATGTGGTCGATGTTTTCTATCGTTCTATTCCAGGTTTGTTCTAATGTTTGTCTGTGATACTTGTTTCTTCTTGATTTGCTGGACCCTTTTTAAACATAGCAACACTGATAAAAAATCATCTagtgaattaattatttgtgaTCATGCACAATCTAAAAGAGGGTGAATGAGTACAAAGAGTATTGCTGATAATCTTTTTATGGTATAGATGACCCGTTCTATTTGGGGGATAGTTTTATCATGGATCCTGATAGTTTCTTGCTATGCAGAGAGTATATATTGGCCAGTTTTTATTGTTGCGACTGCGGCTGCTATAGTAGCAAGCCAGGCTACCATATCTGCAACTTTTTCGATAATTAAGCAGGCCGTTGCACTTGGGTGTTTCCCGAGAGTTAAAGTTGTGCACACATCAAAGAAATTCCTTGGGCAGATTTATATTCCAGATATCAATTGGATCCTTATGATTCTTTGCATTGCAGTGACTGCTGGATTCAAGAATCAAAGCCAAATTGGAAATGCTTATGGTAAGCCCATCCTCTAAAAAAAGGATTTGTTTTCTGTTACATCTTTTACTGTGATACAATGTTCTGTAGAATAGATCTCACTAAACAAACTTCCTTATTATCTAAGTGTGAAGGTTGGGATTTAGACGCTAAAGTTATATGTGCTAGACCATGAGGAAATTGTCTTACACTTTTTGTGCAAATATAATAGTTAATTCATATTAATCATCTTTGTATAAATTTCTTGTAGTTTCTCTGTTGAGCAGCAACCCATATCACGTGATAAAGCATGAAATGTAttctttattttacatatattatgAATTAGAAGGATAAGTTTATTCAGATATGTTGGCTTCACTTATTTATCTCATTGTTTTTGACCTATAGTACGTTAAGTTTTTTCTGAGATCGGTACTGCTGTTTTCacttaattatgtgataatttaatttgaaataggGACTGCCGTCGTCATAGTCATGCTGGTAACAACAATGCTGATGATTCTAATTATGATACTTGTATGGCGCTCTCATTGGATTATTGTGCTGATCTTCACTGCACTA from Mangifera indica cultivar Alphonso chromosome 6, CATAS_Mindica_2.1, whole genome shotgun sequence encodes the following:
- the LOC123219009 gene encoding potassium transporter 11-like; this translates as MAARVEINEDTENNQGSMWVLDQKLDQPMDEEAGRLRNMYREKKFSALLLLRLAYQSLGVVYGDLGTSPLYVFYNAFPRGIDDPEDVIGVLSLIIYSLTLVPLIKYVFIVCRANDNGQGGTFALYSLLCRHAKVKTIPNQHRTDEDLTTYSRSTFHEQSFAAKTKRWLEGHAFRKNALLILVLVGTCMMIGDGILTPAISVLSATGGIKVDHPHMSNGVVVVVAVVLLVGLFSMQHYGTDKVGWLFAPIVLLWFLMIGGIGLLNIWKYDSRVLKAFSPVYIYRYFKRGGRDDFTSLGGVLLSITGTEALFADLAHFPVSAVQLAFTVVVFPCLLLAYSGQAAYLLKHQDHVVDVFYRSIPESIYWPVFIVATAAAIVASQATISATFSIIKQAVALGCFPRVKVVHTSKKFLGQIYIPDINWILMILCIAVTAGFKNQSQIGNAYGTAVVIVMLVTTMLMILIMILVWRSHWIIVLIFTALSLVVECTYFSAVLFKVDQGGWVPLVIAAAFLLIMYVWHYGTLKRYEFEMHSKVSMAWILGLGPSLGLVRVPGIGLVYTELASGVPHIFSHFITNLPAIHSVVVFICVKYLPVYTVPEEERFLVKRIGPKSFHMFRCVARYGYKDLHKKDEDFEKKLFDNLFLFVRLEAMMEGCSDSEEYSIYGQQTEQSREGLLNNNNNGNTSSSMTGLTISSADSITPAMKSPLHANNTVRSSSQMSSQTETDELEYLNSCRDAGVVHILGNTVVRARRESKFYKKIAVDYIYAFLRKVCRQNSVIFNVPHESLLNVGQIFYV